The Bdellovibrio sp. NC01 genome includes the window ATTTAAATCGGCAGAGAATGGCTTTGGCGTCATCGAACCGCTGACTTTCACGTGACCTTTTTCGCCAACATCAATCGCCAAGCTGTTGATCGAAGTTTCTGAATCAAGATGAGTGCTGATATCAGATGCACTCAGGCTGACAGGTCCTAACGGCAATGACAGTGGGGTGTTGTGTGTCTCATCTTGGAAATTCAATTTGCTGTTCGAAATCTTAATGTGTTCGATGAACAGCAGCCAATCAGATCCTTTGTCGTCTTTCTTGCCTTCAGCCTTTTTGTCAGATGGTAGTTCTTTGATTTCCCAGTTTGTCTCACCATTTTTTAAAATTGTGAACTGACCGTCCGCATGCTTGATGCGAACTTCTGAAAGATAGATTTCTTTTTTTAGCAAATGCCAGATCGAAAGATTGACATAGAACACGTCAAATTGCAGACGGGGCCTTGTTCCTTTGCCACCAGGTTCTGGCAAAGAAAATCCTTCAATGGCGGCTTCGAACGTGAATGGATGAAATTTTATTTTTTTGATTTCAGGTTTGGCACCTAGACGTTCTGCAACGTGTTTTTGAATTTCATTCTTCGCGATCATTGGAACAACGAAAAATCCTGCGATCGTGTAAAGGACGACAAGTCCTACGAAAGTTAAACTTAAATTGCGAATAGTATTTGCTGAAAAACGAATAAGGCCCATTGCCCACCATATTGTGCGGGATTGGGCGCCGACTCAAACGAAAACTTAGGGATGATGTGGCAGGGCATGAGCCTCGCGAATAACATAATCAAGAACTCGATTATTGGCAGACGACTTCAGCGTGTGCACAAAGACTTCGTAAGAACTTTCAAAGCCGAAAGATTTTACGATTCTATAAGAGTCCTTCTTCCAATTCTCAAGCGCAATGTCAGGTAAAAGCCCGATTCCAATGCCTTTTTGTGTAAGCTGGCCAATGACCTCCCAGCTGCTAATTTCAAAAAGAACGGGGAGCTGGCGGTTAAAACGCTGTTTGTAAGCGGTTTTAAGTTTTTCAGTTTCAAGGCGTGGTTCCGTGACTAGGAAGGGCTGTGTTTCAAGATCGTTCCGCCAGTTTTTCTTAGGGCCGCTTTCGATCAGAACAAAGTTGCCTTTTTTAATGGCTGTCTGGCGCAGTGTCGGCAGATTCAGTGTTCCAATTGTTAACCCCACATCGATAGAGCGGTTGGCAACAGCCTCGGTAATTTCGTGGGTCGTCCCAAAGCGAACTTTCGCAGTCGCGTGGGGAAAGGTTTCCTTAAGCCCGTGTAGAAGTGGCGTAAGGTATGCCTCTGAAAGAGTTCGCGAAAGGCCAATTTTTATTTCGATGGCCTGATCGATATCGCTATGAAGACTTAAAGAGTCAAACCCTGAAGCTGCAGCCAGCAAAAGACGGGCTTGTTCGGCCACCTTGTGGCCAGCGTTCGTAACTTTGAAACTTTTCTTTTGATGCTCTAACAGAGCTACCCCCAAATGCTTTTCTAGCGCGGAAATAGCACGACTGATCGCAGGATGTGTCACCAAGTTCTTTTGGGCGGCCCCGCTGATGCTTCCCAGTTCAACGGCATCGACAAAGTATTTGAGATGATAAAGATTTGGGTAAGTAATCATTAGTCACATATTAAGTGAGTTTTATGTAATTTACAATCACATTGAAATATGTGAAATCAAGCCTCATGGAAACAAACAGATTCGATTTCGACAGTTTTAAGCAAGCCGGCGAAGATTTTATCAGATCACTGACTGCAAAGATGGCCAACGTCGGCATTCCGGCGCAGGACTATGACAGCGACCACATCTGTTTCCGCGTGGGCACTGCCGCAGAGTATGACTATTACAAAGCAGCACTTTCAGCACATGGGAAGTTGCTTACAGAGGCAATGGTGAACGGCCGCGCGATTTCGACTTTTTTGCTGACGTTACCTTTTCAAACCGAATCACATCAAATTCGCTTGGTCGAACTTCCTTCTCCGAAAAGTGGAGCGGTTTACACAACCGGATTTGAACATGCTGAATTCGTCACCAGCGAGTGCTTTTCATCGCTGCGAGCGCGCTTTCCACATCTGGAATTCATTGAAGGTGGCAATAAAAATTTAAATCCGGAATTGTGTCTGAAGTTGGATGGTGGAGTGCAGGTAAAGTTTCATCATCATTCCCTAGAGCGTATCATTGAGCTTGAAGAAGCAACGATCACCGACGTCGTTTTCGATTTCGATGGAACGCTGATCAAATCGCGGGAAAAAATTTATGAAGTGAATCGCGTGGTGTTTTCAAATATTTTAGGGCGCCAGGTGTCGTTGCAGGAATCTATCGATAATTTCCATCCGGAATTTTCGAAATTGTTTGAAGCTTTTGAAGTTTCTTGTCCCCAAAAGCGTAGCGAGGCCATCGCAAGTTGGGGAGTGGTCTCTAGCCAGTTTTCTTATGAATTGTTCGACGGAGTTGTGGAAACTCTTGAAGCGTTTAAGGATCGGGGCTTACGTTTACATTTGTGGACGGCACGTGATGAGTTTTCAGCGCGTAAGATTTTAAAAGATCACGGGCTGGAAGAATTCTTTGCGACATTAAGTTTCGCCACAGAAATTGATTCGAAACCTCACGCCAACAGCCTTATTTTTGCTTGGAACCAGGTGAGTAAGGATCGGGCCATCGTTATCGGCGATAGCTCAACAGATATCATCGGCGCAAAAAATATCTCCGCCATTCGAGGAGCTGCCATGTGGGATGGCCACGCGAAAAAGAAATCCCTGATTGAGGCCGGGGCGGAGCTCTTTTTTTACGACCTAGCAAGTTTTAAAGATTGGGTCATTAATTCTGCGGCTATTGCGCAACCGTAGAGTAGCCGGGGCGTGTCTTTTCTTGCATTGCACAGAGTGTCCTTGGTAGTCTAAAGGCGTTATCCAAGGGCAGTCGTAGTTCAATGGATAGAGCACTTGGCTTCGAACCAAGGGGTTGCAGGTTCGAGTCCTGCCGACTGCACCATTCCAAATCCCAAGTCAGAAACTCAGCCTCTGACTTGGGCTGAGTTTCTAGCGGCCGCGGTGAGAACCGTGGTCTTTGCCGCCTTCGCCTGGACGAGTTTTCACTTGTTCAATACAAACGTAACCGCAGTGATAGAAACGCCAGTGCGCTTTATCCCAGCAGTGTTTTCTTGCGACCAAATAATGCTTTGGACATGTCGGACGAGCTTCATCGCTGTCAGAGTCATGGTGCCACCACATTGGTTCTACCACATTCTGCATAACTTGCTCTTCGCCAGATGCTGATGACATCGGTGCTGTTTCGTAAGCTTTTGCGAACGAACCCACAAGCATTGACGCTAAAGAAACCAAAATCAACTTCTTCATTTGCATAAAAAATCTCCTTTG containing:
- a CDS encoding LysR family transcriptional regulator yields the protein MITYPNLYHLKYFVDAVELGSISGAAQKNLVTHPAISRAISALEKHLGVALLEHQKKSFKVTNAGHKVAEQARLLLAAASGFDSLSLHSDIDQAIEIKIGLSRTLSEAYLTPLLHGLKETFPHATAKVRFGTTHEITEAVANRSIDVGLTIGTLNLPTLRQTAIKKGNFVLIESGPKKNWRNDLETQPFLVTEPRLETEKLKTAYKQRFNRQLPVLFEISSWEVIGQLTQKGIGIGLLPDIALENWKKDSYRIVKSFGFESSYEVFVHTLKSSANNRVLDYVIREAHALPHHP
- a CDS encoding VOC family protein, yielding MKSSLMETNRFDFDSFKQAGEDFIRSLTAKMANVGIPAQDYDSDHICFRVGTAAEYDYYKAALSAHGKLLTEAMVNGRAISTFLLTLPFQTESHQIRLVELPSPKSGAVYTTGFEHAEFVTSECFSSLRARFPHLEFIEGGNKNLNPELCLKLDGGVQVKFHHHSLERIIELEEATITDVVFDFDGTLIKSREKIYEVNRVVFSNILGRQVSLQESIDNFHPEFSKLFEAFEVSCPQKRSEAIASWGVVSSQFSYELFDGVVETLEAFKDRGLRLHLWTARDEFSARKILKDHGLEEFFATLSFATEIDSKPHANSLIFAWNQVSKDRAIVIGDSSTDIIGAKNISAIRGAAMWDGHAKKKSLIEAGAELFFYDLASFKDWVINSAAIAQP